From a region of the Panicum virgatum strain AP13 chromosome 2K, P.virgatum_v5, whole genome shotgun sequence genome:
- the LOC120695926 gene encoding putative receptor-like protein kinase At4g00960, translating into MWSGLQNASSIAQLAGVDAFVLITAIVRAARTARRNKKTCRELAEQVERIGGLLRSLEEHPGTMGIMRRPETSAPLVELHETLRRACAVVESCRRSGYVLGLCAGGSRATSLRDVQSRIAFFLQLFPIISHLDSTRLLVQVIDSAAARAPTSGGETEEDVVRTLENPSDPQDDDRIQNLSFSQLMNATNNFSFGNQTEQGPLGTLYKGQLHGNDVTIKKLSISSEGQQLPPIMSQYELFKNEVKILPKLQHNNIVKLKGFCAERSKRVSVYEYMQNGSLEDVIFVRMRAGFIVDWPSRFRIIEGVAQGAVYLHHHSRIRIIHRDLKPSNILLDSDMNPKISNFDLAKVLCPGMIQDTAACVVGSIGFIAPEYMAKGTFSVKTDVYSFGVMVLEIISGKRWTRSIQETYYRDLLTWAFKGTPYSAKQVQRLKGFMDQSLRGISFCSRALPRCLSFPARRRMLSQQREMKRCVRVALLCIQEKPERRPDMLEVTRMLSPRKASRVPFPRRPGYVRESPMYAGDRTTATTP; encoded by the exons ATGTGGAGCGGCCTGCAGAATGCTTCCTCCAtcgcgcagctcgccggcgtggaCGCCTTCGTGCTGATCACGGCGATCGTGCGCGCGGCGCGGACGGCGAGGCGGAACAAGAAGACCTGCCGGGAGCTGGCGGAGCAGGTGGAGCGGATCGGCGGCCTGCTGCGGAGCCTGGAGGAGCATCCGGGGACGATGGGCATCATGCGGCGGCCGGAGACGAGCGCGCCGCTCGTGGAGCTGCACGAGACGCTCCGGCGGGCGTGCGCGGTCGTCGAGTCGTGCCGGCGCAGCGGCTACGTGCTCGGGCTCTGCGCCGGCGGGTCGCGGGCGACCAGCCTGCGCGACGTGCAGAGCAGGATCGCCTTCTTCCTGCAGCTGTTCCCCATCATCAGCCACCTCGACAGCACGCGCCTCCTCGTGCAAGTTAtcgacagcgccgccgctcgtgcgCCGACCTCGGGCGGG GAGACGGAAGAGGATGTTGTAAGGACTCTTGAAAATCCCTCAGATCCTCAGGACGATGacag GATTCAGAATTTAAGTTTTTCTCAGTTAATGAATGCCACAAATAACTTCTCATTTGGAAACCAAACTGAACAAGGCCCCTTAGGTACTTTATACAAG GGTCAATTACATGGCAATGATGTCACCATAAAAAAGCTTTCAATATCTAGTGAGGGGCAGCAGCTACCACCGATTATGAGTCAATATGAGCTATTTAAAAACGAGGTTAAAATTCTCCCCAAGCTTCAGCACAATAACATAGTGAAACTTAAGGGATTTTGCGCTGAAAGAAGCAAGAGGGTTTCGGTATATGAATACATGCAAAATGGGAGCCTCGAGGACGTCATCTTTG TACGCATGAGAGCAGGCTTCATAGTTGACTGGCCTTCACGCTTTCGCATAATCGAAGGGGTTGCACAGGGTGCAGTTTATCTGCACCATCACTCCAGGATACGAATTATCCATAGAGATTTGAAGCCGAGCAACATTCTCTTGGATTCAGATATGAATCCAAAAATATCTAACTTTGACTTGGCCAAAGTTTTATGTCCAGGCATGATTCAGGATACGGCGGCATGTGTTGTGGGCTCAAT TGGATTTATTGCCCCAGAGTATATGGCAAAAGGTACCTTCTCAGTAAAGAccgacgtgtacagcttcggGGTCATGGTACTTGAAATCATCAGTGGGAAAAGATGGACTCGGTCGATTCAGGAAACTTATTACCGGGATCTACTAACCTGG GCCTTCAAAGGGACACCGTACAGCGCCAAGCAGGTGCAGAGGCTCAAGGGTTTCATGGATCAATCGTTGCGCGGCATCTCTTTCTGCAGCAGGGCTCTGCCCAGGTGCCTCTCATTCCCAGCGAGGAGGAGAATGCTGTCACAGCAGAGAGAGATGAAGAGGTGCGTTCGGGTGGCGCTGCTGTGCATCCAGGAGAAGCCGGAGCGCCGGCCGGACATGCTGGAGGTCACGCGGATGCTGAGCCCCCGGAAAGCTAGCAGGGTGCCGTTCCCACGGCGGCCAGGCTACGTCAGGGAGAGTCCGATGTACGCCGGCGACAGGACCACGGCCACGACCCCCTGA